One Microbacterium sp. zg-B96 genomic region harbors:
- a CDS encoding phosphoribosyltransferase family protein: MSGSAHPVRDALAEALSLAFPTWCAGCDLPDVALCPTCRAALAPVTQRRRLDSLDVCSGLAFDGVTARVIRAFKEDGRTSLAASLAPALTAALAGIGGGLVVPVPASGGAMRRRGYRPVELVARRAGVHPQRLLRVVRATADQRGLHRDQRAQNVALSMRAHDVAGLSVVLVDDVVTTGATLTEAARALRAAGAVVVGAATVAATANRRHTAPSK; this comes from the coding sequence ATGTCCGGTTCTGCTCATCCGGTGCGCGACGCGCTCGCCGAGGCGCTGTCGCTGGCGTTTCCCACGTGGTGCGCCGGCTGCGACCTGCCCGACGTCGCGCTCTGCCCGACGTGCCGTGCGGCGCTTGCTCCGGTGACCCAGCGCCGCCGCCTGGACTCCCTCGACGTCTGCAGCGGCCTCGCCTTCGACGGCGTGACGGCGCGCGTCATCCGGGCGTTCAAGGAGGACGGGCGCACGTCGCTGGCGGCTTCCCTCGCCCCGGCGCTGACCGCGGCTCTGGCCGGCATCGGGGGTGGCCTGGTGGTGCCGGTGCCCGCGTCGGGCGGTGCGATGCGGCGACGCGGTTACCGGCCGGTGGAGCTGGTCGCCCGGCGTGCCGGTGTCCACCCCCAGCGGCTGCTGCGGGTCGTGCGGGCCACCGCAGACCAGCGGGGGCTGCACCGCGACCAACGAGCGCAGAACGTCGCGCTGAGCATGCGCGCGCACGACGTCGCGGGGCTGTCGGTCGTGCTGGTGGACGATGTCGTCACCACCGGTGCGACCCTGACCGAGGCGGCACGTGCACTGCGCGCGGCGGGGGCCGTGGTGGTGGGGGCGGCCACGGTGGCGGCGACGGCGAACCGCCGACATACGGCACCTTCGAAGTGA